In the Phaseolus vulgaris cultivar G19833 chromosome 7, P. vulgaris v2.0, whole genome shotgun sequence genome, one interval contains:
- the LOC137830557 gene encoding zeatin O-glucosyltransferase-like — MGFNGDNVLHQTQVVVVLVPFPAQGHLNQLMHLSHLISPHNIPVHYVSTVTHIRQATLRHHKSTSTIHFHAFQVPPFVSPPPNPHNAETDFPSHLIPSFEASSHLREPVGKLLQSLSSQAKRVVVIHDSLMGPVVQDAANMPNVERYTFQSTSAFFTFVYFWEQMGKPSLQGFRVPEFPSLEESLPAEFIEYISENFEFNKFNDGHIYNTSRAFEGPYLELLENMKGTKKVWALGPFNPLAFEKKDSVGFRHSCMEWLDKQEASSVIYISFGTTTALRDEQIQEIATGLEQSKQKFIWVLRDADKGDIFDGSETKRYELPKGFEKRVDGMGLVVRDWAPQLEILSHSATGGFMSHCGWNSCLESITMGVPMATWPMHSDQPRNAVLVTEILKVGLVVKDWEQRNSLVSASVIENGVRRLMESKEGDEMRKRSMRLKNGIHRSMDEGGISPKEMDSFIAHITTESLIN, encoded by the coding sequence ATGGGTTTCAATGGAGACAATGTTCTTCATCAAACCCAAGTGGTTGTGGTTCTCGTACCTTTCCCTGCACAAGGTCATCTGAATCAGCTTATGCATCTCTCACACCTTATCTCACCACACAACATACCAGTTCATTATGTTTCCACTGTCACTCACATTCGCCAAGCCACACTCAGACACCACAAATCCACTTCCACCATCCATTTCCATGCCTTTCAAGTTCCACCCTTTGTTTCCCCTCCTCCCAACCCTCACAATGCAGAAACTGATTTCCCATCTCATCTCATTCCTTCCTTTGAGGCCTCTTCACATCTTCGGGAGCCTGTGGGGAAACTCCTTCAATCCCTCTCATCACAAGCCAAAAGGGTCGTAGTCATCCATGACTCCCTCATGGGACCAGTGGTACAAGATGCCGCAAACATGCCTAATGTTGAGAGGTACACTTTCCAAAGCACATCTGCCTTTTTCACCTTCGTTTATTTTTGGGAGCAAATGGGGAAGCCTTCACTTCAAGGCTTCCGTGTTCCGGAATTTCCTTCTCTTGAAGAATCTTTGCCAGCCGAATTCATTGAGTACATTTCTGAAAATTTTGAATTCAACAAATTCAACGATGGACACATCTACAACACCAGCAGGGCCTTTGAAGGTCCTTATCTTGAGTTGCTGGAGAATATGAAAGGCACCAAGAAGGTTTGGGCACTGGGGCCATTCAACCCTTTAGCCTTTGAGAAGAAAGATTCAGTAGGGTTTAGGCACTCATGCATGGAGTGGCTTGATAAACAAGAGGCAAGTTCAGTGATATATATATCCTTCGGGACCACCACAGCTTTGAGAGATGAACAAATCCAAGAGATAGCAACTGGGTTGGAACAGAGCAAGCAGAAGTTCATCTGGGTGCTGAGAGATGCTGACAAAGGTGATATCTTTGACGGAAGTGAAACAAAAAGGTATGAGCTTCCAAAGGGTTTTGAAAAGAGAGTGGATGGCATGGGGCTGGTTGTGAGGGATTGGGCACCCCAGTTGGAAATTCTGAGCCACAGTGCAACAGGGGGGTTTATGAGCCATTGTGGATGGAACTCGTGCTTGGAGAGCATAACCATGGGGGTGCCAATGGCTACATGGCCCATGCACTCTGACCAGCCAAGAAATGCAGTTTTGGTGACAGAGATTCTGAAGGTTGGTTTGGTTGTGAAGGATTGGGAACAGAGGAATTCGTTGGTGAGTGCTTCAGTTATTGAGAATGGTGTGAGAAGGTTGATGGAATCAAAGGAAGGTGATGAGATGAGAAAGAGATCAATGAGGCTTAAAAATGGCATCCATAGATCCATGGATGAAGGTGGAATTTCTCCAAAGGAAATGGATTCGTTCATTGCCCATATTACTACAGAGTCTCTCATCAATTGA